The Phocoena sinus isolate mPhoSin1 chromosome 12, mPhoSin1.pri, whole genome shotgun sequence genome includes a window with the following:
- the CENPW gene encoding centromere protein W isoform X2 yields the protein MALSTTVSQKKLIKRKAPRGFLKRVFKQRKPHLRLETTSDLLVHLNCLLFVHRLAEEARTNACENKCGVIKKEHVLAAAKVILKKSRG from the exons ATGGCGCTCTCGACCACAGTCTCGCAGAAGAAGCTGATAAAGCGGAAGGCTCCCCGCGGTTTTCTAAAGCGCGTCTTCAAGCAACGGAAGCCTCACCTCCGTCTGGAGACAACTAGCGACCTACTG gtGCATCTGAACTGTTTACTCTTTGTTCATCGATTAGCAGAAGAGGCTCGGACAAATGCTTGTGAGAATAAGTGTGGAGTCATTAAAAAGGAGCATGTACTGGCTGCAGCAAAG GTAATTCTAAAGAAGAGCAGAGGTTAG
- the CENPW gene encoding centromere protein W isoform X1 encodes MALSTTVSQKKLIKRKAPRGFLKRVFKQRKPHLRLETTSDLLVHLNCLLFVHRLAEEARTNACENKCGVIKKEHVLAAAKVRSEFLFFITVALKHHLVRHLCLV; translated from the exons ATGGCGCTCTCGACCACAGTCTCGCAGAAGAAGCTGATAAAGCGGAAGGCTCCCCGCGGTTTTCTAAAGCGCGTCTTCAAGCAACGGAAGCCTCACCTCCGTCTGGAGACAACTAGCGACCTACTG gtGCATCTGAACTGTTTACTCTTTGTTCATCGATTAGCAGAAGAGGCTCGGACAAATGCTTGTGAGAATAAGTGTGGAGTCATTAAAAAGGAGCATGTACTGGCTGCAGCAAAGGTAAgatctgaatttcttttcttcatcacAGTTGCCTTAAAACACCACCTAGTTCGTCACCTCTGCCTGGTTTAG
- the CENPW gene encoding centromere protein W isoform X3, translating to MALSTTVSQKKLIKRKAPRGFLKRVFKQRKPHLRLETTSDLLKRLGQMLVRISVESLKRSMYWLQQR from the exons ATGGCGCTCTCGACCACAGTCTCGCAGAAGAAGCTGATAAAGCGGAAGGCTCCCCGCGGTTTTCTAAAGCGCGTCTTCAAGCAACGGAAGCCTCACCTCCGTCTGGAGACAACTAGCGACCTACTG AAGAGGCTCGGACAAATGCTTGTGAGAATAAGTGTGGAGTCATTAAAAAGGAGCATGTACTGGCTGCAGCAAAGGTAA